In Blautia sp. SC05B48, a single genomic region encodes these proteins:
- a CDS encoding V-type ATP synthase subunit B encodes MAIEYLGLSEINGPLVVLEGVKNASYEEIVEFHMEDGTQKIGRIVEIYEDKAVIQVFEGTDNMSLGNTHTRLTGHPMEIGLSPEILGRTFNGIGQPIDGLGEITPEVSLNINGLPLNPVTREYPRNYINTGISAIDGLTTLIRGQKLPIFSGNGLPHDKLAAQIVQQASLGADSDEKFAIVFAAMGVKYDVAEFFRRTFEESGASDHVVMFLNLANDPVVERLLTPKIALTAAEYLAFEKGMHILVILTDITSFCEAMREVSSSKGEIPSRKGYPGYLYSELATLYERAGIVRGGTGSVTQIPILTMPNDDITHPIPDLTGYITEGQIVLDRQLHGQAIYPPINVLPSLSRLMKDGIGEGFTRADHQDVANQLFSCYAKVGDARALASVIGEDELSPLDKQYLVFGKAFEAEFVGQSETENRSIIETLDKGWELLGLLPREELDRIDTKVLDQYYRETVR; translated from the coding sequence ATGGCAATCGAATATCTTGGCCTGAGTGAAATAAACGGCCCTCTTGTTGTCCTTGAGGGTGTAAAAAATGCATCTTACGAGGAGATCGTGGAATTCCACATGGAGGACGGCACTCAGAAGATCGGCCGTATCGTGGAAATCTATGAGGACAAGGCCGTTATCCAGGTTTTTGAGGGAACTGACAATATGTCCCTCGGCAATACACACACACGTCTTACCGGACATCCTATGGAGATCGGGCTTTCCCCTGAGATCCTGGGACGTACCTTTAACGGTATCGGCCAGCCCATTGACGGGCTTGGCGAGATCACACCGGAGGTCAGCCTGAACATTAACGGGCTTCCGCTGAATCCGGTAACCCGTGAATATCCACGAAACTATATCAACACCGGTATCTCCGCTATCGACGGACTGACAACACTGATCCGCGGCCAGAAGCTGCCGATCTTTTCCGGTAACGGTCTTCCACATGATAAGCTGGCTGCACAGATCGTTCAGCAGGCTTCCCTGGGAGCAGATTCCGATGAAAAATTCGCCATTGTTTTTGCGGCAATGGGCGTCAAATATGACGTAGCTGAATTCTTCCGCAGAACCTTTGAGGAAAGCGGTGCCTCCGACCACGTTGTGATGTTTTTGAACCTTGCAAACGATCCGGTTGTAGAACGTCTTCTGACACCGAAGATCGCCCTCACTGCCGCTGAGTATCTTGCTTTTGAAAAAGGCATGCACATCCTGGTAATCCTTACAGATATCACCTCCTTCTGCGAGGCCATGCGAGAGGTTTCCTCCTCCAAAGGTGAAATTCCTTCCCGAAAGGGTTATCCTGGATATTTGTACAGTGAGCTTGCAACTCTTTACGAGCGTGCGGGAATCGTCCGTGGCGGCACCGGTTCTGTAACCCAGATCCCAATCCTGACCATGCCAAACGACGACATCACACACCCGATCCCAGACCTTACCGGATATATCACAGAAGGCCAGATCGTACTGGACCGCCAGCTTCACGGTCAGGCGATCTATCCGCCGATCAATGTTCTGCCATCTCTGTCCCGTCTGATGAAGGACGGTATCGGTGAAGGCTTCACACGTGCCGATCATCAGGATGTTGCCAACCAGCTCTTCTCCTGCTACGCAAAGGTAGGCGACGCAAGAGCTCTGGCATCCGTTATCGGTGAGGATGAGCTTTCTCCGCTGGATAAGCAATACCTTGTATTCGGAAAAGCCTTCGAGGCAGAGTTTGTAGGACAGTCAGAAACAGAGAATCGAAGCATCATCGAAACTCTGGATAAGGGCTGGGAGCTTCTTGGTCTTCTTCCAAGAGAAGAGCTCGACCGTATCGATACCAAAGTTCTGGATCAGTATTACAGAGAAACCGTCCGTTAG
- a CDS encoding MATE family efflux transporter, translating into MNDTFMKEKPVGPLLASMALPMVFSMLVNSLYNIVDSFFVAQISEQAMTALSLVYPVQNMINAVAIGFGIGINARVSYHLGAGDKKMADTAATHGFFLSVIHGILMTVISIAVMPVFLQMYTQDETVIRMGLEYSTIVFMFSTVISISLFFEKLFQAVGRMKVSMIALLVGCTSNIILDPFLIWGIGFFPKLGIRGAALATGIGQMLTIAVYMVFYILKTIPVHVTPKALKTSKETDLSLYAIGVPAILNLALPSFLISFLNSVLAAYSDSYVVILGIYYKLQTFLYLPANGIIQGMRPLIGYNFGAREMKRVKKIFRLTLESSCVIMLFGTVICLLASGQLMGLFTTTPETIAAGSRALKSISAGFLISAVSVTTSGAMEGLGKGTQSLVISLFRYVVVIMPTAYLLSRFMGPDGVWNAFWITEVFTAIVSVMVYHNTLKKA; encoded by the coding sequence ATGAACGACACATTTATGAAGGAGAAGCCTGTCGGCCCGCTGCTGGCGTCCATGGCGCTGCCTATGGTCTTTTCCATGCTTGTAAACTCACTATACAACATTGTGGACAGCTTCTTCGTGGCACAGATCAGCGAGCAGGCCATGACCGCCCTGTCCCTTGTCTATCCGGTCCAGAACATGATCAACGCCGTTGCCATCGGCTTCGGGATCGGAATCAACGCCAGAGTTTCCTATCACCTTGGCGCAGGGGACAAAAAAATGGCAGACACCGCCGCAACCCACGGATTTTTTCTGTCTGTGATCCATGGAATCCTGATGACTGTGATCAGCATCGCTGTTATGCCCGTATTCCTTCAGATGTATACCCAGGATGAAACCGTGATCCGGATGGGGCTGGAGTATTCTACCATCGTTTTCATGTTTTCCACAGTAATTTCCATCAGCCTTTTCTTCGAAAAACTTTTCCAGGCTGTAGGACGGATGAAAGTATCTATGATCGCCCTGCTGGTGGGATGTACCAGCAACATCATCCTGGACCCGTTCCTGATCTGGGGAATCGGTTTTTTTCCGAAGTTGGGTATCCGGGGCGCAGCTCTGGCTACTGGCATCGGCCAGATGCTCACCATTGCGGTCTATATGGTCTTTTATATCCTGAAAACTATTCCTGTACATGTAACGCCCAAAGCCCTGAAAACAAGCAAAGAAACGGATCTGAGCCTGTATGCCATCGGTGTTCCAGCGATCCTGAACCTGGCACTGCCATCGTTCCTGATCTCTTTTCTGAACTCCGTGCTGGCCGCTTACTCAGACAGCTATGTGGTGATCCTTGGCATTTATTATAAATTGCAGACCTTCCTGTATCTCCCGGCCAACGGAATCATCCAGGGAATGCGCCCGCTGATCGGTTATAACTTCGGTGCCCGTGAAATGAAGCGTGTGAAAAAAATCTTCCGGCTGACCCTGGAGTCCAGCTGTGTGATCATGCTCTTTGGAACCGTTATCTGTCTCCTGGCATCCGGACAGCTTATGGGACTTTTCACAACTACCCCGGAAACCATTGCCGCAGGTTCCAGAGCACTGAAGAGCATCAGCGCCGGCTTCCTGATTTCCGCAGTATCCGTCACCACCTCCGGTGCCATGGAAGGCCTTGGAAAAGGTACCCAGTCCCTTGTTATTTCTCTTTTCCGCTACGTGGTCGTTATCATGCCCACCGCATATCTTCTGTCCCGTTTTATGGGTCCTGATGGCGTATGGAACGCATTCTGGATCACAGAAGTGTTTACTGCCATCGTTTCTGTCATGGTTTATCACAACACGTTGAAAAAAGCCTGA
- a CDS encoding alpha-L-fucosidase, whose translation MYQFDRKEYEKRMEWYQDARFGMFIHWGLYSIPARGEWVRSVEEIPEEEYLPFMKEFDARDYNPKQWAKEAKAAGMKYVVLTAKHHDGFCLFDSKYTDYKVTNTPAGRDLIKEYVEALREEGLKVGIYFTLLDWHHPDYPHYGDRIHPMRNHKECGNENRDFSRYTEYLYNQVEEICTNYGQIDIIWFDFSYDDMRGEKWGATKLINMVRSLQPQVIIDNRLEASGEGRGSLYECDPTPYHGDFVSPEQIIPPEGICDKEGNPMVWEACFTMNNNWGYCANDHYYKPASMLIKKLVECVSKGGNMILNVGPDAKGKFPKESSAILAEIGRWMDKNHDSIYGCVPAENIPKPDYGRITRNGNKYYVHIYENTLGPLPLLGFDKDKIVKVRALDDGHEVPISNAWMHSDYPDIAFVDLGPDPVLPDPVDYVLEVEMAE comes from the coding sequence ATGTATCAGTTTGACAGAAAAGAATATGAAAAACGTATGGAGTGGTACCAGGATGCCCGCTTTGGAATGTTTATCCACTGGGGATTATATTCTATCCCTGCAAGAGGCGAGTGGGTACGAAGTGTAGAGGAAATACCTGAGGAAGAATATCTTCCGTTTATGAAAGAGTTTGATGCAAGAGACTACAACCCGAAGCAGTGGGCAAAAGAGGCCAAGGCTGCAGGTATGAAATATGTAGTCCTGACAGCAAAACATCACGACGGATTCTGCCTCTTTGACAGCAAATACACAGACTACAAGGTAACAAACACACCGGCAGGAAGAGACCTGATCAAGGAGTATGTAGAGGCACTTCGTGAGGAAGGCCTTAAGGTTGGAATCTATTTCACACTGCTTGACTGGCATCATCCGGATTATCCGCATTACGGAGACCGTATCCATCCGATGAGAAACCACAAAGAGTGCGGAAATGAGAACCGTGATTTCTCACGTTATACAGAATATCTGTATAATCAGGTAGAAGAGATCTGTACAAACTACGGACAGATCGATATCATCTGGTTTGATTTCTCCTACGACGATATGAGAGGGGAAAAATGGGGCGCAACCAAGCTGATCAACATGGTGCGCAGCTTACAGCCGCAGGTTATCATCGATAACCGTCTGGAAGCCAGTGGAGAGGGAAGAGGATCCCTGTATGAGTGTGATCCGACACCGTACCATGGCGATTTCGTAAGCCCTGAGCAGATCATCCCGCCGGAAGGAATCTGTGATAAGGAAGGCAACCCGATGGTCTGGGAAGCATGCTTCACCATGAACAACAACTGGGGATACTGTGCAAACGACCATTATTACAAACCGGCTTCCATGCTGATCAAGAAGCTGGTAGAGTGTGTTTCCAAGGGCGGAAATATGATCCTGAACGTAGGACCGGATGCAAAAGGTAAATTCCCGAAGGAATCTTCTGCGATCCTGGCTGAGATCGGCCGCTGGATGGATAAGAATCATGACAGTATCTACGGCTGTGTACCGGCTGAAAACATTCCGAAGCCGGATTACGGACGTATCACCAGAAACGGAAACAAATACTATGTGCATATTTATGAGAATACACTGGGACCACTTCCGCTTCTGGGATTTGATAAGGATAAGATCGTGAAGGTGCGTGCACTGGATGACGGACATGAGGTGCCGATCTCCAATGCATGGATGCACAGCGATTACCCGGATATCGCATTCGTTGATCTGGGACCTGACCCGGTACTTCCTGACCCGGTAGACTATGTTCTCGAAGTAGAGATGGCTGAGTAA
- a CDS encoding carbohydrate ABC transporter permease — MAGKSVPKVKQKLDKKDLTLSLAFLLPAILITVIFVIYPVFDTVGLSFRKWNGMFGAAKQWVGLENYQKIFSDKLFWNAMLNSVYFMIGGFVILMPLSFGLAMLVTAKIKGTGFFRTCYFLPNMLGTTAVALMWTFMLNPNFGIFNTIENIFGLHGTIPDVLTIKTVNVWIVILVNEWMYAGYNMLIFAAGLVAIPDELNEAAALDGATGWQRVRYITLPLMKNSFKVFSILCITGCLKVFDIIWAMTRGGPNDISSTPSIMLYTQGFSYKLFGRSSAYGVILLVLGVALSLITNHLFREDKDLAM; from the coding sequence ATGGCAGGTAAATCTGTACCAAAGGTAAAACAGAAGCTGGACAAAAAAGATCTTACGCTTTCTTTAGCGTTCCTTCTTCCGGCAATTTTAATAACTGTTATTTTTGTTATCTACCCTGTTTTTGACACCGTAGGCTTATCATTCCGCAAATGGAACGGTATGTTTGGTGCAGCAAAGCAGTGGGTAGGACTTGAGAACTATCAGAAGATCTTTTCAGATAAGCTGTTCTGGAATGCAATGCTCAACAGCGTGTACTTTATGATCGGTGGTTTCGTTATCCTGATGCCACTTTCATTTGGTCTCGCAATGCTGGTAACTGCAAAGATCAAGGGAACCGGATTCTTCAGAACCTGTTACTTCCTTCCGAATATGTTAGGAACAACAGCAGTAGCCCTGATGTGGACATTTATGTTAAATCCGAACTTTGGTATCTTTAATACCATTGAAAATATTTTCGGCCTTCATGGTACGATCCCTGATGTGCTGACGATAAAGACTGTAAACGTTTGGATCGTTATCCTGGTAAATGAGTGGATGTATGCCGGATATAACATGCTGATATTTGCAGCGGGTCTGGTGGCGATCCCGGATGAGTTAAATGAGGCAGCAGCACTGGATGGAGCTACCGGATGGCAGAGAGTTCGTTACATTACCCTGCCTCTGATGAAAAACTCCTTCAAGGTATTCTCTATTTTGTGTATCACAGGATGTCTGAAAGTATTCGATATTATCTGGGCGATGACAAGAGGAGGCCCGAACGATATCAGCTCCACACCTTCAATCATGCTTTATACACAGGGATTCTCCTATAAGCTGTTTGGACGAAGCAGTGCATACGGCGTTATTCTGTTAGTACTGGGTGTTGCACTGAGTCTTATAACTAATCATTTGTTCCGTGAAGATAAAGATCTTGCAATGTAG
- a CDS encoding V-type ATP synthase subunit D encodes MDPNTFPTKGNLILAKNSLALSKQGYELMDKKRNILIREMMELIDQAKDIQSQIDETFRTAYAALQKANMEIGIAFVDQISHTVPVEDSIRIKTRSVMGTEIPLVEYDKKAGNTPTYAYYSTKLSLDEAKAAFERVKELSIQLSMIENAAIRLATNIKKTQKRANALKNITIPRYETLTRDITNALEEKEREEFTRLKVIKRMKQNS; translated from the coding sequence ATGGATCCGAATACCTTTCCTACCAAGGGAAATCTTATACTTGCAAAAAACTCTCTGGCTCTTTCCAAACAGGGCTATGAGCTTATGGACAAAAAGCGTAATATCCTGATCCGTGAAATGATGGAGCTGATTGATCAGGCAAAAGACATCCAGTCCCAGATTGATGAGACCTTCCGTACCGCTTACGCGGCTCTTCAGAAGGCAAATATGGAAATTGGAATCGCTTTCGTAGACCAGATTTCTCATACCGTTCCTGTGGAAGATTCCATCCGGATCAAAACCAGAAGCGTTATGGGAACCGAGATCCCTCTTGTGGAATATGACAAAAAAGCAGGCAACACGCCGACCTACGCCTACTACAGCACCAAGCTGTCCCTGGACGAGGCCAAGGCAGCCTTCGAGCGTGTAAAGGAGCTGTCCATCCAGCTCTCCATGATCGAAAACGCCGCCATCCGTCTTGCTACCAACATCAAGAAAACCCAGAAGCGTGCCAATGCGCTGAAAAACATCACCATCCCCAGATATGAAACCCTCACCAGAGATATCACTAATGCTCTGGAGGAAAAAGAGCGCGAAGAGTTTACACGTCTGAAGGTGATCAAGCGTATGAAACAAAACAGTTAA
- the nagB gene encoding glucosamine-6-phosphate deaminase, giving the protein MIIYTGKDYYDVSRKAANIMSAQIIMKPNAVLGLATGSTPVGMYKQLIEWYKKGDLDFSQITSVNLDEYKGLSGDNDQSYRYFMNTNLFDHVNIDKTRTYVPNGLEEDSEKACADYNEIIRSVGGIDMQLLGIGGNGHIGFNEPGAAFEKETHCVDLTESTIKANARFFETMDDVPKQAYTMGIKNIMAAKKILLVATGEAKADALYKSLYGPITPNVPASILQLHPDVTVVADEGALKLIREKGLL; this is encoded by the coding sequence ATGATCATTTATACAGGAAAAGATTACTATGACGTAAGCAGAAAAGCGGCAAACATCATGTCTGCACAGATCATCATGAAGCCAAATGCTGTTCTCGGACTTGCTACAGGCTCCACACCGGTGGGAATGTACAAGCAGCTGATCGAGTGGTATAAAAAAGGAGATCTGGACTTTTCACAGATCACATCCGTAAATCTTGATGAATACAAAGGACTTTCCGGAGATAACGATCAGAGCTATCGCTATTTTATGAACACAAATCTGTTTGATCATGTAAATATCGATAAGACAAGAACCTATGTGCCAAACGGACTGGAAGAGGACAGTGAGAAAGCCTGTGCGGATTACAATGAGATTATCCGCAGCGTAGGCGGTATCGACATGCAGCTGCTTGGAATCGGCGGAAACGGTCATATCGGATTCAATGAGCCAGGAGCAGCTTTTGAAAAGGAGACTCACTGCGTAGACCTTACAGAGAGCACCATCAAGGCAAATGCAAGATTCTTTGAAACTATGGATGATGTGCCGAAGCAGGCGTATACCATGGGTATCAAAAACATCATGGCTGCAAAGAAGATCCTTCTGGTCGCTACCGGAGAGGCAAAGGCAGATGCCCTTTACAAATCTCTCTACGGACCGATCACGCCCAACGTGCCGGCATCTATCCTGCAGCTCCACCCGGATGTGACGGTAGTGGCAGATGAAGGCGCTTTAAAGCTGATCCGTGAGAAGGGGCTGCTGTAA
- a CDS encoding ABC transporter substrate-binding protein, translated as MKKRMKKVATLCLAGVTAMSTVGVTGSAVFAKGDTNYDVESMDFENVELRVAFRFNNGSDTDGQAKWYYKALEEFNKENEGKIHVTDESISTESDYEEKLTTDFASGNVPNAFLQYGGSRTREYVDAGYILDLTPYFEQYPEWKEGVQDFAWETTQFDGIEGTYGIPWSAYQLCLYYNKDYLDQVGVDVPESWDDLVDACAKLKDAGIQPFNYSDKDNYHFEHLMSALALKAYGTSIADDLASDKEAYNGEKMVAIYQKMKDMIDAGYWGDGILSTDFNTERNMFEAGKAAFTVDGTWNCGNFQNDSDTTLFDAQKIGVTRIPYIDEANKTVEMGGGSDTYYITTLNKSDEEIAATVKFIKYLTSVDSINEMCKSSPTTYAEKVTIDTGNYLLDDVNAIMAENTESKLEIPTYDSNTAAMDTIRNSLQALATGASAQEVGDDIVDKMSAYE; from the coding sequence ATGAAGAAACGAATGAAAAAAGTTGCAACACTGTGTCTCGCCGGTGTAACAGCAATGTCTACAGTAGGCGTAACAGGAAGCGCTGTATTTGCAAAGGGTGACACAAACTACGACGTAGAGAGTATGGATTTTGAAAACGTTGAGCTTCGTGTAGCATTCAGATTTAACAACGGATCTGACACAGACGGACAGGCTAAATGGTATTACAAAGCACTTGAAGAGTTCAATAAAGAGAACGAAGGAAAGATCCATGTAACAGATGAGAGTATTTCTACAGAGTCTGATTACGAAGAGAAGCTTACAACAGATTTTGCTTCCGGTAATGTACCGAACGCATTCCTTCAGTATGGCGGAAGCCGTACAAGAGAGTATGTAGATGCAGGATATATACTGGATCTGACACCATACTTCGAGCAGTATCCGGAATGGAAAGAGGGAGTTCAGGATTTTGCATGGGAGACAACACAGTTTGACGGCATTGAAGGAACCTATGGTATTCCGTGGTCCGCTTATCAGCTCTGCCTCTACTACAACAAAGATTACCTTGATCAGGTTGGCGTAGATGTTCCGGAGTCCTGGGATGATCTTGTTGATGCCTGCGCGAAATTAAAAGATGCAGGAATCCAGCCATTCAACTACTCTGACAAAGATAACTATCACTTCGAGCATCTGATGAGTGCTCTTGCTCTGAAAGCTTACGGAACAAGCATCGCAGATGATCTTGCAAGCGACAAAGAAGCTTACAACGGCGAGAAGATGGTTGCAATCTATCAGAAGATGAAAGATATGATCGATGCAGGATACTGGGGAGACGGAATCCTCAGCACAGACTTCAACACAGAGAGAAATATGTTCGAGGCAGGAAAAGCTGCATTCACAGTTGACGGAACATGGAACTGCGGTAACTTCCAGAATGACTCCGATACAACTCTCTTCGATGCTCAGAAGATCGGTGTTACAAGAATTCCTTATATCGACGAAGCAAACAAGACTGTAGAGATGGGTGGCGGTTCTGATACATACTACATCACTACATTAAACAAGAGTGATGAGGAAATCGCAGCAACTGTTAAATTCATCAAATACCTTACAAGTGTAGATTCCATCAACGAAATGTGCAAATCCAGCCCGACAACATATGCTGAGAAGGTTACAATCGATACAGGTAACTATCTGCTTGACGATGTAAATGCGATCATGGCTGAGAATACAGAGTCTAAACTTGAGATTCCTACATATGACAGCAACACAGCAGCTATGGACACAATCCGTAATTCTCTTCAGGCATTAGCGACAGGCGCAAGTGCACAGGAAGTTGGAGACGATATCGTTGACAAAATGTCTGCTTACGAATAA
- a CDS encoding carbohydrate ABC transporter permease: protein MEKTANKQKMHGGKIALYVIAILWTVVTLFPVVVTVMASFKTNSEIYLNLLSLPKKLMFQNYISANKTADALNTIKNSLVVATLTTVFNTVVGMMAAYILSRKDYKFLKWVYVFFMIGVMVPVHCTLIPINNIATALNAKNNLFFLILIYVAFGMSQAIFLYTGFMDGISRNLDEAAIIDGCNNWQLLWKILFPVCKPIIATEAIFVFIYGYSELVFSMILMTDTKYFTVSRAMLNFSSAHTQEIGSQFAYVVMSVIPMIIIYIVFHKQIEKGMLSGAIKG from the coding sequence ATGGAAAAAACAGCTAATAAACAGAAAATGCACGGAGGAAAGATAGCACTGTACGTTATCGCGATCCTGTGGACAGTTGTTACACTGTTTCCGGTAGTAGTGACCGTAATGGCTTCCTTCAAAACAAACTCAGAGATCTACCTGAACCTGCTGAGCTTACCTAAGAAGCTTATGTTCCAGAACTATATCAGCGCAAACAAAACAGCGGATGCATTGAATACCATCAAGAACTCCCTGGTTGTAGCAACTCTGACAACTGTATTTAATACTGTAGTCGGAATGATGGCAGCATACATCTTATCAAGAAAAGATTACAAATTCCTGAAATGGGTATATGTATTCTTTATGATCGGAGTAATGGTTCCGGTTCACTGTACACTGATCCCGATCAACAACATTGCAACAGCATTAAATGCAAAGAACAACCTGTTCTTCCTGATCCTGATCTATGTTGCGTTTGGCATGTCCCAGGCGATATTCCTTTATACAGGATTCATGGATGGAATCTCCAGGAACCTGGATGAGGCGGCGATCATTGATGGATGTAACAACTGGCAGCTGCTGTGGAAGATCCTTTTCCCTGTCTGCAAGCCGATCATCGCAACAGAGGCGATCTTCGTATTCATCTATGGATACAGTGAACTTGTATTCTCCATGATCCTGATGACAGATACCAAATATTTCACAGTTTCACGTGCGATGCTGAACTTCTCTTCCGCGCATACACAGGAGATCGGAAGCCAGTTTGCATATGTAGTAATGTCTGTAATTCCGATGATTATCATTTACATCGTGTTCCATAAACAGATTGAAAAAGGTATGCTTTCCGGAGCTATCAAAGGCTGA